In a single window of the Euwallacea fornicatus isolate EFF26 chromosome 5, ASM4011564v1, whole genome shotgun sequence genome:
- the LOC136339039 gene encoding E3 ubiquitin-protein ligase Mdm2-like isoform X3: protein MSTSLEHSNSGSPWRKRVHEDLMLDLKDFKKPRFNNYRLESESSKTSEEDTESVCSLQAKDTDFVKDTSDTESKSSSNSGDEYEVEVEYDVDSLSENDDIEISTTDSEVVKRMMLAAAAAAICDRSLEAWITDAEDSDSTSLEEPSVERSGFSTCVQCKGENLNPLYRYCEKCFQDRKKYFPPRPRRRRRKKPETSELSQESVKLDMLKYCLSGLSQDSGVSSNQDCPSLGLDRIVIPDHLQLPGTSKTEDNTPTISIPLENKTASFKTDLALKRKRQSSESSLSDLDTIKKPKREQHTSDLGSEISSTSSFTSAMLNIGGDTGETKGVGSNKPSPTPSLIGNSEGSVSERSESELCIFCNSAPKNSIFLHTNIAHRCCCYPCAKKTLKSTKRCPICNLSVNKVVRIFTS, encoded by the exons ATGTCCACTTCCCTTGAACATAGCAATTCTG gTTCGCCATGGCGCAAGCGAGTCCACGAAGATCTGATGTTAGATCTAAAAGACTTTAAAAAACCCAGGTTCAACAACTATCGCCTTGAGAGTGAGAGTTCCAAGACCTCAGAGGAAGATACAGAGAGCGTGTGCAGCTTACAAGCAAAGGACACTG ATTTTGTAAAAGACACCTCTGATACAGAGTCAAAGTCATCTAGCAACTCAGGTGATGAATATGAGGTGGAAGTGGAGTATGACGTTGATAGTTTATCAGAAAACGATGACATTGAGATATCAACCACTGACTCTGAGGTAGTAAAG agAATGATGCTGGCTGCAGCAGCTGCAGCTATTTGCGATAGGTCATTGGAAGCGTGGATAACAGATGCCGAAGACTCTGACAGTACATCACTGGAGGAACCTTCTGTTGAGAGATCAGGCTTTTCAACTTGTGTACAGTGCAAGGGTGAAAATCTGAACCCTCTATACAGATactgtgaaaaatgttttcag GatcggaaaaaatatttcccacCAAGGCCCCGCAGAAGACGGCGGAAGAAGCCAGAAACTTCCGAGCTGTCTCAGGAATCCGTTAAACTGGACATGCTGAAATACTGTTTAAGTGGACTCTCCCAAGATTCTGGCGTCAGTTCGAATCAGGATTGTCCATCTTTAGGATTGGATCGGATCGTCATTCCAGATCATTTGCAATTGCCAG GTACGTCAAAAACCGAAGATAATACCCCAACTATATCAATTCCCTTGGAAAACAAGACCGCATCCTTTAAAACTGATTTGGCCTTAAAACGTAAACGGCAAAGCTCTGAAAGCAGCCTCTCGGACTTAGATActattaaaaaaccaaaacgtGAACAACACACTTCCGATTTGGGCTCTGAAATTAGCTCTACTTCATCTTTCACTTCAGCTATGTTAAATATCGGGGGGGACACTGGGGAAACTAAAGGTGTTGGTTCAAATAAACCGTCACCCACCCCTTCGCTAATCGGAAATTCGGAAGGTTCCGTTTCGGAAAGATCGGAAAGtgagttgtgcattttttgcaaTAGCGCGCCGAAAAACAGCATATTCTTACACACTAATATCGCGCATCGCTGTTGCTGTTATCCTTGTGCGAAAAAGACGTTGAAATCGACTAAAAGGTGTCCGATCTGCAATTTGTCGGTCAATAAAGTGGTTAGAATATTTACGTCTTAa
- the LOC136339039 gene encoding E3 ubiquitin-protein ligase Mdm2-like isoform X1: MSTSLEHSNSGSPWRKRVHEDLMLDLKDFKKPRFNNYRLESESSKTSEEDTESVCSLQAKDTDFVKDTSDTESKSSSNSGDEYEVEVEYDVDSLSENDDIEISTTDSEVVKRMMLAAAAAAICDRSLEAWITDAEDSDSTSLEEPSVERSGFSTCVQCKGENLNPLYRYCEKCFQNCRQCNKEKKYQGFTLCQYCFKDRKKYFPPRPRRRRRKKPETSELSQESVKLDMLKYCLSGLSQDSGVSSNQDCPSLGLDRIVIPDHLQLPGTSKTEDNTPTISIPLENKTASFKTDLALKRKRQSSESSLSDLDTIKKPKREQHTSDLGSEISSTSSFTSAMLNIGGDTGETKGVGSNKPSPTPSLIGNSEGSVSERSESELCIFCNSAPKNSIFLHTNIAHRCCCYPCAKKTLKSTKRCPICNLSVNKVVRIFTS; the protein is encoded by the exons ATGTCCACTTCCCTTGAACATAGCAATTCTG gTTCGCCATGGCGCAAGCGAGTCCACGAAGATCTGATGTTAGATCTAAAAGACTTTAAAAAACCCAGGTTCAACAACTATCGCCTTGAGAGTGAGAGTTCCAAGACCTCAGAGGAAGATACAGAGAGCGTGTGCAGCTTACAAGCAAAGGACACTG ATTTTGTAAAAGACACCTCTGATACAGAGTCAAAGTCATCTAGCAACTCAGGTGATGAATATGAGGTGGAAGTGGAGTATGACGTTGATAGTTTATCAGAAAACGATGACATTGAGATATCAACCACTGACTCTGAGGTAGTAAAG agAATGATGCTGGCTGCAGCAGCTGCAGCTATTTGCGATAGGTCATTGGAAGCGTGGATAACAGATGCCGAAGACTCTGACAGTACATCACTGGAGGAACCTTCTGTTGAGAGATCAGGCTTTTCAACTTGTGTACAGTGCAAGGGTGAAAATCTGAACCCTCTATACAGATactgtgaaaaatgttttcag AATTGCAGGCAGTGCAacaaagaaaagaagtacCAAGGTTTTACTTTGTGCCAGTATTGTTTCAAG GatcggaaaaaatatttcccacCAAGGCCCCGCAGAAGACGGCGGAAGAAGCCAGAAACTTCCGAGCTGTCTCAGGAATCCGTTAAACTGGACATGCTGAAATACTGTTTAAGTGGACTCTCCCAAGATTCTGGCGTCAGTTCGAATCAGGATTGTCCATCTTTAGGATTGGATCGGATCGTCATTCCAGATCATTTGCAATTGCCAG GTACGTCAAAAACCGAAGATAATACCCCAACTATATCAATTCCCTTGGAAAACAAGACCGCATCCTTTAAAACTGATTTGGCCTTAAAACGTAAACGGCAAAGCTCTGAAAGCAGCCTCTCGGACTTAGATActattaaaaaaccaaaacgtGAACAACACACTTCCGATTTGGGCTCTGAAATTAGCTCTACTTCATCTTTCACTTCAGCTATGTTAAATATCGGGGGGGACACTGGGGAAACTAAAGGTGTTGGTTCAAATAAACCGTCACCCACCCCTTCGCTAATCGGAAATTCGGAAGGTTCCGTTTCGGAAAGATCGGAAAGtgagttgtgcattttttgcaaTAGCGCGCCGAAAAACAGCATATTCTTACACACTAATATCGCGCATCGCTGTTGCTGTTATCCTTGTGCGAAAAAGACGTTGAAATCGACTAAAAGGTGTCCGATCTGCAATTTGTCGGTCAATAAAGTGGTTAGAATATTTACGTCTTAa
- the LOC136339039 gene encoding E3 ubiquitin-protein ligase Mdm2-like isoform X2, translated as MSTSLEHSNSGSPWRKRVHEDLMLDLKDFKKPRFNNYRLESESSKTSEEDTESVCSLQAKDTDFVKDTSDTESKSSSNSGDEYEVEVEYDVDSLSENDDIEISTTDSERMMLAAAAAAICDRSLEAWITDAEDSDSTSLEEPSVERSGFSTCVQCKGENLNPLYRYCEKCFQNCRQCNKEKKYQGFTLCQYCFKDRKKYFPPRPRRRRRKKPETSELSQESVKLDMLKYCLSGLSQDSGVSSNQDCPSLGLDRIVIPDHLQLPGTSKTEDNTPTISIPLENKTASFKTDLALKRKRQSSESSLSDLDTIKKPKREQHTSDLGSEISSTSSFTSAMLNIGGDTGETKGVGSNKPSPTPSLIGNSEGSVSERSESELCIFCNSAPKNSIFLHTNIAHRCCCYPCAKKTLKSTKRCPICNLSVNKVVRIFTS; from the exons ATGTCCACTTCCCTTGAACATAGCAATTCTG gTTCGCCATGGCGCAAGCGAGTCCACGAAGATCTGATGTTAGATCTAAAAGACTTTAAAAAACCCAGGTTCAACAACTATCGCCTTGAGAGTGAGAGTTCCAAGACCTCAGAGGAAGATACAGAGAGCGTGTGCAGCTTACAAGCAAAGGACACTG ATTTTGTAAAAGACACCTCTGATACAGAGTCAAAGTCATCTAGCAACTCAGGTGATGAATATGAGGTGGAAGTGGAGTATGACGTTGATAGTTTATCAGAAAACGATGACATTGAGATATCAACCACTGACTCTGAG agAATGATGCTGGCTGCAGCAGCTGCAGCTATTTGCGATAGGTCATTGGAAGCGTGGATAACAGATGCCGAAGACTCTGACAGTACATCACTGGAGGAACCTTCTGTTGAGAGATCAGGCTTTTCAACTTGTGTACAGTGCAAGGGTGAAAATCTGAACCCTCTATACAGATactgtgaaaaatgttttcag AATTGCAGGCAGTGCAacaaagaaaagaagtacCAAGGTTTTACTTTGTGCCAGTATTGTTTCAAG GatcggaaaaaatatttcccacCAAGGCCCCGCAGAAGACGGCGGAAGAAGCCAGAAACTTCCGAGCTGTCTCAGGAATCCGTTAAACTGGACATGCTGAAATACTGTTTAAGTGGACTCTCCCAAGATTCTGGCGTCAGTTCGAATCAGGATTGTCCATCTTTAGGATTGGATCGGATCGTCATTCCAGATCATTTGCAATTGCCAG GTACGTCAAAAACCGAAGATAATACCCCAACTATATCAATTCCCTTGGAAAACAAGACCGCATCCTTTAAAACTGATTTGGCCTTAAAACGTAAACGGCAAAGCTCTGAAAGCAGCCTCTCGGACTTAGATActattaaaaaaccaaaacgtGAACAACACACTTCCGATTTGGGCTCTGAAATTAGCTCTACTTCATCTTTCACTTCAGCTATGTTAAATATCGGGGGGGACACTGGGGAAACTAAAGGTGTTGGTTCAAATAAACCGTCACCCACCCCTTCGCTAATCGGAAATTCGGAAGGTTCCGTTTCGGAAAGATCGGAAAGtgagttgtgcattttttgcaaTAGCGCGCCGAAAAACAGCATATTCTTACACACTAATATCGCGCATCGCTGTTGCTGTTATCCTTGTGCGAAAAAGACGTTGAAATCGACTAAAAGGTGTCCGATCTGCAATTTGTCGGTCAATAAAGTGGTTAGAATATTTACGTCTTAa
- the LOC136339039 gene encoding E3 ubiquitin-protein ligase Mdm2-like isoform X4: MSTSLEHSNSGSPWRKRVHEDLMLDLKDFKKPRFNNYRLESESSKTSEEDTESVCSLQAKDTDFVKDTSDTESKSSSNSGDEYEVEVEYDVDSLSENDDIEISTTDSERMMLAAAAAAICDRSLEAWITDAEDSDSTSLEEPSVERSGFSTCVQCKGENLNPLYRYCEKCFQDRKKYFPPRPRRRRRKKPETSELSQESVKLDMLKYCLSGLSQDSGVSSNQDCPSLGLDRIVIPDHLQLPGTSKTEDNTPTISIPLENKTASFKTDLALKRKRQSSESSLSDLDTIKKPKREQHTSDLGSEISSTSSFTSAMLNIGGDTGETKGVGSNKPSPTPSLIGNSEGSVSERSESELCIFCNSAPKNSIFLHTNIAHRCCCYPCAKKTLKSTKRCPICNLSVNKVVRIFTS; encoded by the exons ATGTCCACTTCCCTTGAACATAGCAATTCTG gTTCGCCATGGCGCAAGCGAGTCCACGAAGATCTGATGTTAGATCTAAAAGACTTTAAAAAACCCAGGTTCAACAACTATCGCCTTGAGAGTGAGAGTTCCAAGACCTCAGAGGAAGATACAGAGAGCGTGTGCAGCTTACAAGCAAAGGACACTG ATTTTGTAAAAGACACCTCTGATACAGAGTCAAAGTCATCTAGCAACTCAGGTGATGAATATGAGGTGGAAGTGGAGTATGACGTTGATAGTTTATCAGAAAACGATGACATTGAGATATCAACCACTGACTCTGAG agAATGATGCTGGCTGCAGCAGCTGCAGCTATTTGCGATAGGTCATTGGAAGCGTGGATAACAGATGCCGAAGACTCTGACAGTACATCACTGGAGGAACCTTCTGTTGAGAGATCAGGCTTTTCAACTTGTGTACAGTGCAAGGGTGAAAATCTGAACCCTCTATACAGATactgtgaaaaatgttttcag GatcggaaaaaatatttcccacCAAGGCCCCGCAGAAGACGGCGGAAGAAGCCAGAAACTTCCGAGCTGTCTCAGGAATCCGTTAAACTGGACATGCTGAAATACTGTTTAAGTGGACTCTCCCAAGATTCTGGCGTCAGTTCGAATCAGGATTGTCCATCTTTAGGATTGGATCGGATCGTCATTCCAGATCATTTGCAATTGCCAG GTACGTCAAAAACCGAAGATAATACCCCAACTATATCAATTCCCTTGGAAAACAAGACCGCATCCTTTAAAACTGATTTGGCCTTAAAACGTAAACGGCAAAGCTCTGAAAGCAGCCTCTCGGACTTAGATActattaaaaaaccaaaacgtGAACAACACACTTCCGATTTGGGCTCTGAAATTAGCTCTACTTCATCTTTCACTTCAGCTATGTTAAATATCGGGGGGGACACTGGGGAAACTAAAGGTGTTGGTTCAAATAAACCGTCACCCACCCCTTCGCTAATCGGAAATTCGGAAGGTTCCGTTTCGGAAAGATCGGAAAGtgagttgtgcattttttgcaaTAGCGCGCCGAAAAACAGCATATTCTTACACACTAATATCGCGCATCGCTGTTGCTGTTATCCTTGTGCGAAAAAGACGTTGAAATCGACTAAAAGGTGTCCGATCTGCAATTTGTCGGTCAATAAAGTGGTTAGAATATTTACGTCTTAa
- the S6kII gene encoding ribosomal protein S6 kinase 2 beta isoform X1 → MPLANNGELWQIQHNETESQSGDTDEAGGGEDGLGDSSEKEHEIEVDEVVRDGHERATPSQFILLKVLGQGSFGKVFLVRKIVGKDAGTLYAMKVLKKATLKVKDRHRTRMERNILVDVEHPFIVKVHYAFQTEGKLYLILDFLRGGDLFTRLSKEVMFTEEDAKFYLAELALALNHLHTVGIIYRDLKPENILLDVDGHIALTDFGLCKLPLAEGVTYSFCGTVEYMAPEIVNRNGHSYAADWWSFGVLMYEMLTGGLPFQGQDRKQTLTQILKAKLSMPSNLSPEAQSLLRALFKRNPANRLGAGASGVEGLKRHEFFATIDFEALLAKKIKPPFQPAVCGPEDAYFDAEYTCKTPKDSPGLPLGAETYELFRGFSYVAPCLLENGTLYKKSMETPMKSFGTNYGNFFEDYILTDFLGAGSYSVCKLGEHKATGQKFAIKIIDKSLCDCREEVEILHRYGNHPGVVTLKTVYEESTKVYLVLQLLKGGNLLDYLIKKGRLSERESAVILKTLATAVAYLHENGVLHRDLKPANILLANSDAPDSVKIADMGFAKQLRADNGMLMTPCYTKNFVAPEVLKRQGYDAACDIWSLGVIFYIMLCGWSPFSIAPGDSPQVILKRIYSGKLDSNDRWKLLSDEARTLVSQMLHIAPDRRPTASQLVQHPWLNAQVEEYYAQRSSNQLKPLNTSVENNAHVAVPHLKETVEATFRAIATSPEVAHLGPVAMSELARRRFRDKALRAQAPQPT, encoded by the exons ATGCCGCTTGCAAATAACGGAGAATTGTGGCAAATTCAACATAACGAAACCGAG TCACAGTCTGGAGACACAGATGAAGCTGGAGGGGGTGAAGATGGTCTAGGTGATTCAAGTGAGAAGGAACATGAAATTGAAGTGGATGAG GTTGTTCGAGATGGCCATGAAAGAGCAACCCCATCTCAATTCATCCTTCTTAAAGTCCTTGGACAGGGTTCCtttggaaaagtttttttggTACGTAAAATTGTGGGTAAAGACGCGGGTACACTGTATGCtatgaaagtattgaagaaAGCCACCCTCAAG GTAAAAGACCGACATCGTACCAGAatggaaagaaatattttagtagATGTTGAGCATCCCTTTATTGTCAAAGTTCATTATGCTTTTCAAACAGAAGGAAAATTGTATCTAATTCTAGATTTTTTGAGAGGGGGAGATTTATTTACTCGTTTAAGCAAGGAG GTTATGTTTACTGAAGAAGATGCAAAGTTTTATTTGGCTGAATTAGCATTAGCTTTGAACCATCTACATACAGTGGGAATTATTTACAGAGACCTTAAACCAGAAAACATTCTTTTGGATGTTGATGGACATATTGCTCTCACAGATTTTGGTCTTTGCAAACTCCCTCTTGCAGAGGGAGTAACTTATAGTTTTTGTGGAACT GTTGAGTATATGGCCCCTGAAATAGTAAATCGCAATGGACATTCATATGCAGCAGATTGGTGGTCGTTTGGGGTGTTAATGTATGAGATGTTGACAGGTGGTCTGCCTTTCCAAGGTCAAGATAGGAAGCAGACTCTTACCCAAATCCTAAAAGCCAAACTTTCTATGCCTTCCAATCTTAGTCCAGAAGCCCAAAGTTTACTTAGAGCTCTCTTTAAAAGGAATCCTGCAAATCG ATTGGGAGCAGGTGCAAGTGGAGTCGAAGGCCTAAAACGCCACGAATTCTTTGCTACTATAGATTTTGAAGCACTTCttgccaaaaaaattaaacctccTTTTCAACCCGCAGTTTGCGGGCCCGAAGATGCGTACTTTGATGCAGAATATACGTGTAAAACCCCAAAAGATTCTCCTGGACTTCCTCTAGGTGCTGAAACATACGAGTTATTTAGGGG ATTTAGTTATGTAGCTCCTTGTCTATTAGAAAACGGAACTCTTTATAAAAAGTCAATGGAAACCCCTATGAAATCATTTGGAACTAATTATGGCAATTTCTTTGAAGACTACATACTTACCGATTTTTTGGGAGCTGGTAGTTATAGTGTCTGCAAATTGGGAGAGCACAAAGCCACGGGCCAAAAGTTTGCGATTAAG ATAATTGATAAATCACTTTGCGATTGCCGGGAAGAAGTAGAAATATTACATAGATACGGCAATCATCCAGGGGTGGTGACATTAAAGACTGTTTATGAAGAATCGACGAAAGTGTATCTGGTTTTGCAATTGCTGAAAGGAGGCAATTTGTtggattatttaattaaaaag GGAAGGTTAAGCGAACGTGAATCGGctgtaatattaaaaacctTAGCCACAGCAGTGGCGTACTTACACGAAAACGGAGTACTGCATAGGGATTTAAAACCCGCTAATATTCTGTTGGCTAACAGTGATGCTCCAGATAGTGTTAAAATTGCTGATATGGGATTTGCAAAACAG CTTAGAGCTGATAATGGAATGTTGATGACTCCTTGTTatactaaaaattttgttgctcCCGAAGTACTGAAACGCCAag gaTACGACGCCGCTTGTGATATTTGGTCCCTAGGtgtgatattttatataatgttATGCGGATGGTCGCCCTTTAGCATAGCTCCCGGCGATAGTCCTCAAGTGATCCTTAAGAGAATATATTCCGGAAAATTAGACTCA AATGACCGGTGGAAGTTATTATCTGACGAAGCTAGAACGTTAGTATCCCAAATGTTACATATTGCTCCAGACAGACGGCCTACGGCTTCTCAATTAGTACAACATCCGTGGTTGAATGCTCAAGTTGAGGAATATTATGCTCAAAGG agctCAAATCAATTAAAACCTCTGAATACATCAGTAGAAAATAACGCTCACGTAGCTGTTCCGCATTTGAAGGAAACTGTAGAAGCTACTTTTAG ggCAATCGCCACATCTCCAGAGGTCGCCCACCTAGGTCCAGTGGCGATGTCCGAGTTGGCTAGACGCCGATTCAGAGACAAAGCGTTGAGAGCGCAAGCACCTCAGCCAACCTAA
- the S6kII gene encoding ribosomal protein S6 kinase alpha-1 isoform X2 yields MERNILVDVEHPFIVKVHYAFQTEGKLYLILDFLRGGDLFTRLSKEVMFTEEDAKFYLAELALALNHLHTVGIIYRDLKPENILLDVDGHIALTDFGLCKLPLAEGVTYSFCGTVEYMAPEIVNRNGHSYAADWWSFGVLMYEMLTGGLPFQGQDRKQTLTQILKAKLSMPSNLSPEAQSLLRALFKRNPANRLGAGASGVEGLKRHEFFATIDFEALLAKKIKPPFQPAVCGPEDAYFDAEYTCKTPKDSPGLPLGAETYELFRGFSYVAPCLLENGTLYKKSMETPMKSFGTNYGNFFEDYILTDFLGAGSYSVCKLGEHKATGQKFAIKIIDKSLCDCREEVEILHRYGNHPGVVTLKTVYEESTKVYLVLQLLKGGNLLDYLIKKGRLSERESAVILKTLATAVAYLHENGVLHRDLKPANILLANSDAPDSVKIADMGFAKQLRADNGMLMTPCYTKNFVAPEVLKRQGYDAACDIWSLGVIFYIMLCGWSPFSIAPGDSPQVILKRIYSGKLDSNDRWKLLSDEARTLVSQMLHIAPDRRPTASQLVQHPWLNAQVEEYYAQRSSNQLKPLNTSVENNAHVAVPHLKETVEATFRAIATSPEVAHLGPVAMSELARRRFRDKALRAQAPQPT; encoded by the exons atggaaagaaatattttagtagATGTTGAGCATCCCTTTATTGTCAAAGTTCATTATGCTTTTCAAACAGAAGGAAAATTGTATCTAATTCTAGATTTTTTGAGAGGGGGAGATTTATTTACTCGTTTAAGCAAGGAG GTTATGTTTACTGAAGAAGATGCAAAGTTTTATTTGGCTGAATTAGCATTAGCTTTGAACCATCTACATACAGTGGGAATTATTTACAGAGACCTTAAACCAGAAAACATTCTTTTGGATGTTGATGGACATATTGCTCTCACAGATTTTGGTCTTTGCAAACTCCCTCTTGCAGAGGGAGTAACTTATAGTTTTTGTGGAACT GTTGAGTATATGGCCCCTGAAATAGTAAATCGCAATGGACATTCATATGCAGCAGATTGGTGGTCGTTTGGGGTGTTAATGTATGAGATGTTGACAGGTGGTCTGCCTTTCCAAGGTCAAGATAGGAAGCAGACTCTTACCCAAATCCTAAAAGCCAAACTTTCTATGCCTTCCAATCTTAGTCCAGAAGCCCAAAGTTTACTTAGAGCTCTCTTTAAAAGGAATCCTGCAAATCG ATTGGGAGCAGGTGCAAGTGGAGTCGAAGGCCTAAAACGCCACGAATTCTTTGCTACTATAGATTTTGAAGCACTTCttgccaaaaaaattaaacctccTTTTCAACCCGCAGTTTGCGGGCCCGAAGATGCGTACTTTGATGCAGAATATACGTGTAAAACCCCAAAAGATTCTCCTGGACTTCCTCTAGGTGCTGAAACATACGAGTTATTTAGGGG ATTTAGTTATGTAGCTCCTTGTCTATTAGAAAACGGAACTCTTTATAAAAAGTCAATGGAAACCCCTATGAAATCATTTGGAACTAATTATGGCAATTTCTTTGAAGACTACATACTTACCGATTTTTTGGGAGCTGGTAGTTATAGTGTCTGCAAATTGGGAGAGCACAAAGCCACGGGCCAAAAGTTTGCGATTAAG ATAATTGATAAATCACTTTGCGATTGCCGGGAAGAAGTAGAAATATTACATAGATACGGCAATCATCCAGGGGTGGTGACATTAAAGACTGTTTATGAAGAATCGACGAAAGTGTATCTGGTTTTGCAATTGCTGAAAGGAGGCAATTTGTtggattatttaattaaaaag GGAAGGTTAAGCGAACGTGAATCGGctgtaatattaaaaacctTAGCCACAGCAGTGGCGTACTTACACGAAAACGGAGTACTGCATAGGGATTTAAAACCCGCTAATATTCTGTTGGCTAACAGTGATGCTCCAGATAGTGTTAAAATTGCTGATATGGGATTTGCAAAACAG CTTAGAGCTGATAATGGAATGTTGATGACTCCTTGTTatactaaaaattttgttgctcCCGAAGTACTGAAACGCCAag gaTACGACGCCGCTTGTGATATTTGGTCCCTAGGtgtgatattttatataatgttATGCGGATGGTCGCCCTTTAGCATAGCTCCCGGCGATAGTCCTCAAGTGATCCTTAAGAGAATATATTCCGGAAAATTAGACTCA AATGACCGGTGGAAGTTATTATCTGACGAAGCTAGAACGTTAGTATCCCAAATGTTACATATTGCTCCAGACAGACGGCCTACGGCTTCTCAATTAGTACAACATCCGTGGTTGAATGCTCAAGTTGAGGAATATTATGCTCAAAGG agctCAAATCAATTAAAACCTCTGAATACATCAGTAGAAAATAACGCTCACGTAGCTGTTCCGCATTTGAAGGAAACTGTAGAAGCTACTTTTAG ggCAATCGCCACATCTCCAGAGGTCGCCCACCTAGGTCCAGTGGCGATGTCCGAGTTGGCTAGACGCCGATTCAGAGACAAAGCGTTGAGAGCGCAAGCACCTCAGCCAACCTAA
- the LOC136339043 gene encoding oligoribonuclease isoform X1, protein MLRKVLTNSFTFLKKKSPKTHYSTMSFRNNVSKPSGSKMINIQAEKIVWMDLEMTGLNVDKDKIMEIACLITDSNLNIIAESQDIIINHSEKTLNEMNEWCKNQHGRTGLTQACLNSKISLEKAEVTILNFLKEHVEAKSSPLAGNSVYMDRFFLYKHMPQVNDYLHYRIVDVSTIKELCQRWNKVLYENIPKKEFTHRALNDIKESVNELKYYKEQFFNIC, encoded by the exons ATGCTACGCAAAGTACTAACAAATTCCTTTAcctttctaaaaaaaaaatctcccaAAACAC ATTACTCAACCATGTCTTTCCGAAATAATGTTTCTAAACCTTCTGGTTCTAAAATGATTAATATCCAAGCTGAAAAGATTGTATGGATGGACTTGGAA ATGACTGGACTTAATGTAGATAAGGATAAGATTATGGAAATTGCATGTCTGATCACAGATTCAAATCTGAATATTATCGCTGAAAGTCAagacataataattaatcattctgaaaaaacattaaatgagATGAATGAATGGTGTAAAAATCAGCATGGAAGG ACAGGGTTAACTCAAGCTTGcctaaattctaaaatttcacttgagAAAGCAGAGGTTACAATccttaactttttaaaagaaCATGTGGAGGCCAAATCTTCTCCATTGGCTGGAAATAGTGTATATATGGAccgattttttctttataaacaTATGCCCCAAGTAAATGATTATTTACATTACAGAATAGTGGATGTATCCACAATTAAAGAGTTATGCCAGAGATGGAATAaagttttatatgaaaatattccaaaaaaggaATTTACTCACCGTGCTTTGAATGACATAAAGGAGAGCGTTAATGAACTCAAATACTATAAGGAGcagttttttaatatatgttGA
- the LOC136339043 gene encoding oligoribonuclease isoform X2 — protein sequence MLRKVLTNSFTFLKKKSPKTHYSTMSFRNNVSKPSGSKMINIQAEKIVWMDLEMTGLNVDKDKIMEIACLITDSNLNIIAESQDIIINHSEKTLNEMNEWCKNQHGRTGLTQACLNSKISLEKAEVTILNFLKEHVEAKSSPLAGNSNSGCIHN from the exons ATGCTACGCAAAGTACTAACAAATTCCTTTAcctttctaaaaaaaaaatctcccaAAACAC ATTACTCAACCATGTCTTTCCGAAATAATGTTTCTAAACCTTCTGGTTCTAAAATGATTAATATCCAAGCTGAAAAGATTGTATGGATGGACTTGGAA ATGACTGGACTTAATGTAGATAAGGATAAGATTATGGAAATTGCATGTCTGATCACAGATTCAAATCTGAATATTATCGCTGAAAGTCAagacataataattaatcattctgaaaaaacattaaatgagATGAATGAATGGTGTAAAAATCAGCATGGAAGG ACAGGGTTAACTCAAGCTTGcctaaattctaaaatttcacttgagAAAGCAGAGGTTACAATccttaactttttaaaagaaCATGTGGAGGCCAAATCTTCTCCATTGGCTGGAAATAGT AATAGTGGATGTATCCACAATTAA